A section of the Clostridium omnivorum genome encodes:
- the serS gene encoding serine--tRNA ligase, with the protein MLDLKRIRNNLEEVKNRLAVRGEAYLTFIDEVVALDEQRRQILVQVEELKSKRNRVSAEIPKLKKNGQDVAPIMTEMKQVGEQIKELDTKANELDEKIHNIMLRIPNIPNAEVPVGKSDADNLEIRKWGEPVKFEFQPKAHWDLGLNLDILDFDRAGKITGSRFTVYKGLGARLERAIINYYLDTHIEKNGYTEIMPPYMVNRKSMTGTGQLPKFEEDAFKVTGTDYFLIPTAEVPVTNLYSDEVLKGEELPIKHAAYSACFRSEAGSAGRDTRGLIRQHQFNKVELVKFTKPEESYEELDKLINDAESVLQGLGLPYRVVRLCSGDLSFTSACTYDIEVWMPSYNKYVEISSCSNFEDFQARRANIRYKENAKDKPKFIHTLNGSGVAIGRSVAAILENYQKEDGTIEIPEVLRPYMGGRETIK; encoded by the coding sequence ATGTTAGATTTAAAAAGGATTAGAAATAATCTAGAAGAAGTAAAAAACAGATTAGCTGTAAGAGGAGAGGCATATTTAACATTTATAGATGAAGTTGTAGCACTTGATGAGCAAAGAAGACAGATTCTAGTACAGGTGGAAGAATTAAAGAGCAAAAGGAATCGAGTTTCAGCCGAAATACCTAAGCTTAAGAAAAATGGACAAGATGTAGCGCCTATAATGACTGAAATGAAGCAGGTAGGGGAACAGATTAAAGAACTAGATACAAAAGCTAACGAACTAGATGAAAAGATACATAATATAATGCTTAGAATACCCAATATACCAAATGCAGAAGTACCAGTAGGAAAGTCAGATGCAGATAATTTGGAAATAAGAAAATGGGGAGAGCCAGTAAAATTTGAGTTTCAGCCAAAAGCGCATTGGGATTTAGGTTTAAATTTAGATATACTTGATTTTGATAGAGCAGGCAAAATAACAGGGTCAAGATTTACTGTTTACAAAGGACTTGGAGCTAGACTGGAGAGAGCCATTATAAACTATTACCTAGATACTCATATTGAGAAAAATGGATATACAGAAATAATGCCTCCATACATGGTAAACAGAAAGAGTATGACAGGAACAGGACAGCTTCCTAAATTTGAAGAAGATGCCTTCAAGGTTACAGGTACTGATTACTTTTTAATACCAACTGCTGAAGTACCAGTAACAAATCTGTATAGTGATGAAGTACTAAAAGGAGAAGAGCTTCCTATAAAACATGCAGCTTATAGTGCTTGTTTTAGATCAGAAGCAGGTTCAGCAGGTAGAGATACTAGAGGTTTAATAAGGCAGCACCAATTTAATAAAGTAGAACTTGTTAAATTTACAAAGCCTGAGGAATCATATGAAGAACTAGATAAATTAATTAATGATGCTGAATCGGTACTTCAGGGGTTAGGACTTCCATATAGAGTGGTAAGACTATGCTCAGGAGATTTGAGTTTTACATCAGCTTGTACCTACGATATAGAGGTTTGGATGCCAAGCTATAACAAATATGTTGAAATATCAAGCTGCAGTAACTTTGAAGATTTTCAAGCTAGAAGAGCAAACATAAGGTACAAAGAAAATGCTAAAGATAAGCCTAAGTTTATTCATACTCTAAATGGTTCTGGGGTAGCTATTGGAAGATCAGTAGCAGCTATATTAGAGAACTATCAAAAAGAAGATGGAACTATTGAAATTCCAGAGGTATTAAGACCATACATGGGTGGAAGAGAAACAATAAAATAA
- a CDS encoding TetR/AcrR family transcriptional regulator, which produces MNKTKRAIFESAIKVFSKSGYDGATVDDIAANAGVAKGTLYYHFKSKEEIFRFIITEGIEVIKEELQDVLSKDEDALSKMKNLCRVQLNLVYQNKDFFKVIMSQLWGQELRQLELRDIIEKYVESIEKYVTEAIEAGIIKKGEPKFMAYTFLGVLCSAGIYELLNTQETNVDDVIDNLVMYILKGIQV; this is translated from the coding sequence ATTAACAAAACAAAAAGGGCTATTTTCGAATCAGCCATTAAGGTATTTTCAAAAAGTGGGTATGACGGAGCTACAGTAGATGATATAGCAGCAAATGCAGGAGTTGCAAAGGGAACTTTATATTATCATTTTAAAAGTAAGGAAGAAATCTTTAGATTTATAATTACTGAAGGAATAGAAGTTATAAAGGAAGAACTTCAGGATGTGCTTAGTAAAGATGAAGATGCTCTTTCAAAGATGAAGAATCTTTGCAGAGTCCAATTAAATTTGGTATATCAAAATAAAGACTTTTTTAAAGTAATTATGAGTCAACTGTGGGGGCAAGAGCTTAGACAGTTAGAATTAAGAGATATCATTGAAAAGTATGTAGAGAGCATTGAAAAGTATGTGACAGAAGCTATAGAAGCAGGAATAATCAAAAAAGGTGAGCCAAAGTTTATGGCATATACATTTTTAGGGGTATTGTGTTCAGCTGGAATTTATGAGCTATTGAATACACAGGAAACTAATGTGGATGATGTCATAGACAATTTAGTTATGTATATACTAAAAGGAATACAAGTATAA
- the rpsD gene encoding 30S ribosomal protein S4, giving the protein MARFMGPRFKLARHLGVNVFGHPKALSRGVKKHKLSVYGEQLLEKQKLKAYYGVLEKQFRRVVFDALRSKQKSDEVLVQSLERRLDNMVYRLGFGSTLREARQMVNHGHILINGSRVDIPSYKVNLGDVITLREKSRKIEAYASNFKNIVPVVSYIEKDTDNFSGKLIRLPNSEEVPIEVNYSKVLEFYSKN; this is encoded by the coding sequence ATGGCAAGGTTTATGGGACCTAGATTTAAATTGGCAAGACATCTTGGGGTTAATGTGTTTGGACATCCAAAAGCATTAAGTAGAGGTGTAAAGAAACACAAGCTTTCAGTGTATGGAGAGCAGCTGCTTGAAAAACAGAAGCTGAAGGCTTATTATGGGGTTCTTGAAAAGCAATTCAGAAGAGTTGTTTTTGATGCATTAAGATCAAAGCAAAAATCTGATGAGGTTCTGGTTCAGAGCCTAGAGAGAAGATTAGATAATATGGTTTATAGGTTAGGCTTTGGGTCTACATTGAGAGAAGCGAGACAGATGGTTAACCATGGACATATCCTTATAAACGGCAGCAGGGTTGATATCCCTTCCTATAAGGTAAACCTTGGTGATGTAATAACCTTAAGAGAAAAGTCAAGGAAGATAGAGGCTTATGCGTCAAACTTTAAAAATATAGTTCCAGTTGTAAGTTATATAGAAAAGGATACTGATAATTTCTCAGGGAAGCTTATAAGACTTCCTAATTCTGAGGAAGTTCCAATAGAAGTCAATTACTCGAAGGTTCTAGAATTCTATTCTAAAAATTAA
- a CDS encoding flavodoxin domain-containing protein, with translation MKELRKGVYWVGASDWKVRYFHGNELSTHRGSTYNSYLIKDEKTVLIDTVWEPLTDRFLENLSEVVDIKKIDYVVMNHMEPDHSGALPTIMEYIPDATIIVSKRGVETIKEYYHKDWKLKVVNQGDKLSIGKNELTFIEASMLHWPDSMFTYLSGENILFSNDAFGQHFASSEIFNDLVDEAEVYQEAIKYYANILTPFSNFVTRKINQLKELNLPVEMIAPSHGVIWRKDPMSIVEKYYEWAQGKSEKSVVIIYNSMWGATHKMAEFIAKGLGMAGVEYKIFNTATADRNDILAEVFKSKGVILGSSTVNNGLLTSLMPVIEDLIGLKFINKVGAAFGSYGWSGESPKLLSEYLTKAKIEVIQEGLKAKYMPDTEELDKCIEFGKNFGETMLSKFND, from the coding sequence ATGAAAGAACTTAGAAAAGGGGTCTATTGGGTAGGAGCTTCTGATTGGAAGGTTAGGTATTTTCATGGTAATGAGCTTTCAACCCATAGGGGCAGTACATATAATTCCTATCTTATAAAAGACGAAAAGACGGTGCTTATAGATACAGTATGGGAACCACTAACAGATAGGTTTTTAGAAAATTTAAGTGAAGTTGTTGATATTAAAAAAATAGACTATGTGGTGATGAATCACATGGAACCAGACCATTCTGGAGCTTTACCTACCATCATGGAGTATATTCCAGATGCAACAATTATTGTTTCTAAAAGAGGGGTTGAAACAATAAAGGAGTATTATCATAAGGATTGGAAGCTAAAGGTGGTCAATCAAGGAGATAAGCTTAGTATAGGAAAGAATGAGCTTACTTTTATCGAAGCAAGTATGCTTCACTGGCCAGACAGTATGTTTACATATCTGAGTGGGGAGAATATCCTTTTTTCTAATGATGCTTTTGGACAGCACTTTGCTTCGTCAGAAATATTTAATGATTTAGTAGATGAAGCTGAAGTCTACCAGGAAGCTATAAAATATTACGCTAACATATTAACCCCTTTTAGTAACTTTGTTACTAGGAAAATAAATCAGCTTAAGGAACTGAATTTGCCTGTGGAAATGATTGCTCCAAGTCATGGGGTTATATGGAGAAAAGATCCTATGAGCATAGTAGAAAAATATTATGAATGGGCACAGGGGAAATCAGAGAAAAGTGTTGTTATAATATATAATTCAATGTGGGGAGCTACTCATAAAATGGCAGAGTTCATAGCAAAGGGTCTTGGAATGGCTGGAGTTGAATACAAAATATTCAATACAGCTACAGCAGATAGAAATGATATACTGGCAGAAGTTTTTAAATCTAAAGGTGTCATTCTTGGTTCTTCAACAGTAAATAACGGTCTGCTCACATCATTAATGCCAGTAATAGAAGATTTAATTGGACTAAAATTTATTAACAAAGTTGGAGCTGCATTTGGAAGCTATGGATGGAGCGGAGAATCTCCAAAGCTTCTGTCGGAGTACCTAACAAAAGCTAAAATAGAAGTCATACAGGAAGGTTTAAAGGCAAAGTATATGCCAGATACTGAAGAACTGGACAAATGCATTGAATTCGGTAAAAATTTTGGTGAAACTATGTTATCAAAGTTTAATGATTAA
- a CDS encoding chemotaxis protein CheX, with the protein MILKEALVEAAMEISQMFGLDMVFQEELEETHQLKADQVNVLMGLTDGLKGNVILGFKKDTALQVVSSMMGGMEVKELDFMAQSALGELANMTVGTALMKIQNESIVNLSPPTVVAGGNVFLTLSGTESKKLLFKLNEKSFNMIYSID; encoded by the coding sequence ATGATACTTAAGGAAGCACTAGTGGAAGCAGCAATGGAAATATCTCAAATGTTTGGTTTAGATATGGTTTTTCAGGAGGAGCTTGAAGAAACACACCAGCTAAAAGCTGATCAGGTTAATGTACTTATGGGACTTACTGATGGATTAAAAGGAAATGTAATCTTGGGATTTAAGAAAGATACTGCTCTACAGGTTGTTTCCTCAATGATGGGTGGTATGGAAGTTAAGGAGCTTGACTTTATGGCACAAAGCGCATTAGGAGAGCTTGCTAATATGACAGTAGGAACTGCTCTAATGAAAATTCAAAATGAAAGTATCGTTAATCTTTCACCTCCAACAGTAGTGGCAGGTGGAAATGTGTTTTTAACTTTAAGTGGTACCGAATCAAAAAAACTTCTTTTCAAACTTAATGAAAAATCTTTTAATATGATATATTCAATAGATTAA
- a CDS encoding phosphatidylserine decarboxylase, protein MIKYYNRKTKNYEIENVAGEKYLNWIYSSPVGMSLLETIVKKKLFSSLYGSYCSSSLSRKKVNQFIKEFNINMDEYENNAEDFKSFNDFFIRKVKKTSRPMDMNKNSLVALGDGKILAYENIDLDKVIQVKGYTYSLRELINDNDAANKYENGICIVLRLCPTDYHRFHFIDSGICSETNKIKGHYYSVNPVALEKVPRLFCENKREWSIFHSDNFGDVLYVEVGATCVGSIIQTYSPNQRVERGSEKGYFKFGGSTVILFLEPNKASIDEDILNHSKEGIETAVLMGETIGKVIL, encoded by the coding sequence ATGATTAAATATTATAACAGAAAAACAAAAAATTATGAAATAGAGAATGTTGCTGGTGAAAAGTACTTGAATTGGATATATTCATCCCCTGTAGGCATGAGTCTTCTTGAAACAATAGTTAAAAAAAAGCTGTTTAGTTCACTTTATGGTTCATACTGCAGCAGCAGCCTAAGTAGAAAAAAAGTTAACCAATTTATTAAAGAATTTAATATTAATATGGATGAGTATGAAAATAATGCAGAAGACTTTAAATCCTTTAATGACTTTTTTATTAGAAAAGTTAAAAAAACTTCTCGTCCTATGGATATGAATAAAAATTCCCTAGTAGCTTTGGGTGACGGTAAAATATTAGCCTATGAAAATATTGATCTAGATAAAGTAATACAAGTTAAAGGGTATACCTACAGTTTAAGAGAACTCATTAATGACAATGATGCGGCAAATAAATATGAAAATGGTATTTGTATAGTATTAAGACTATGTCCTACAGATTATCATAGATTTCATTTTATTGATAGCGGCATTTGTAGTGAAACTAATAAGATTAAAGGACATTACTATTCAGTTAATCCTGTAGCTTTAGAAAAAGTCCCAAGGTTATTTTGTGAAAATAAAAGAGAATGGAGTATATTCCATTCAGATAACTTTGGAGATGTTCTTTATGTAGAAGTTGGAGCTACTTGTGTAGGCTCAATAATACAAACCTATTCTCCTAACCAAAGAGTAGAAAGAGGCTCCGAAAAAGGTTATTTTAAATTTGGTGGTTCAACAGTTATCCTCTTTTTAGAACCAAACAAAGCTTCTATAGATGAGGACATCTTAAATCACTCAAAAGAAGGAATAGAAACTGCCGTATTAATGGGTGAAACAATAGGAAAAGTTATATTATAA
- a CDS encoding leucyl aminopeptidase encodes MNIKLLNKKSEVTISELLVFGVFEDFRNLDVLSNEISEYLSVLKEQEKFKASFGEEISAVIKYENVYKNVLIIGLGKSEELKSEKLRKLIAKIVRKANELKLSSAELNLINTSELVSKETLEVIAETAILTNYKFDKYKEKKSQITLNELNLVIGDIEKIANYSSALAEAEALALGTILARDLVNEPANVLNPKELAKRASEAGEKNGFEVEILKEDKIEELGMEAYLSVAKGSENKPRFIIMRYLGDPDNKEKIFGLVGKGLTFDTGGYSLKPTAGMVTMKSDMGGAAAVIGAMASIAKMKLKANVTAVVAACENMISANSYRPGDIIGSMAGKTIEVLNTDAEGRLTLADAVHYIISKERVNKVIDLATLTGAALVALGTTTTAVVSNSDEFYNDLQIASNPADEKVWRLPAFDEYKELIKSDIADLKNIGGPNAGTITAGLFIGEFAKDIPWIHMDIAGTAWSENEHDYITKGGTGVGVRTLYNMIKNNTK; translated from the coding sequence ATGAATATAAAATTATTAAATAAGAAAAGTGAAGTAACCATATCTGAGCTATTGGTATTTGGGGTTTTTGAGGACTTTAGAAACTTAGATGTTCTAAGCAATGAGATAAGTGAGTATTTATCAGTTCTTAAAGAACAAGAAAAATTTAAGGCTAGCTTTGGTGAAGAAATATCAGCAGTGATAAAGTATGAGAACGTCTATAAAAATGTATTAATTATAGGACTTGGGAAAAGTGAAGAATTAAAAAGTGAAAAGCTAAGAAAACTTATTGCAAAGATAGTTAGGAAAGCAAATGAATTAAAGCTTTCATCTGCGGAACTAAATCTTATTAACACAAGCGAGTTAGTCTCCAAAGAAACTTTAGAAGTTATTGCTGAGACAGCAATTTTAACAAATTACAAGTTTGATAAATATAAAGAAAAGAAAAGTCAAATAACTCTTAATGAATTGAATCTAGTTATAGGCGATATTGAGAAAATAGCTAATTATAGCAGCGCTTTAGCTGAGGCAGAAGCACTTGCATTAGGTACTATACTAGCTAGGGATCTTGTAAATGAACCAGCAAACGTACTAAATCCTAAGGAACTCGCAAAAAGAGCTAGTGAAGCTGGTGAAAAAAATGGATTTGAAGTGGAAATTTTAAAAGAGGATAAAATAGAAGAATTAGGTATGGAAGCCTATCTTTCTGTTGCTAAAGGATCAGAGAATAAACCAAGGTTTATTATAATGCGATACCTAGGAGACCCAGACAATAAAGAAAAGATTTTTGGACTTGTAGGAAAAGGATTAACCTTTGACACTGGTGGTTACTCTTTAAAACCAACAGCAGGCATGGTTACAATGAAGAGCGATATGGGTGGAGCTGCCGCAGTTATAGGTGCTATGGCATCCATTGCTAAAATGAAACTTAAAGCAAATGTAACAGCCGTTGTAGCAGCTTGTGAAAATATGATTTCAGCAAATTCCTACAGACCTGGTGATATAATAGGTTCTATGGCTGGAAAGACTATTGAAGTTTTAAATACTGATGCTGAGGGAAGATTAACCTTAGCAGATGCGGTTCATTATATAATATCCAAAGAAAGAGTAAACAAAGTAATAGATTTGGCAACATTAACCGGAGCTGCATTGGTAGCACTAGGAACTACAACAACAGCGGTTGTATCCAATAGCGATGAATTTTATAATGACTTACAAATTGCATCAAACCCAGCAGATGAAAAAGTTTGGAGACTCCCTGCTTTCGATGAATATAAAGAATTAATAAAATCAGATATAGCTGACTTAAAAAATATTGGAGGGCCAAATGCAGGTACAATTACAGCTGGATTATTTATAGGTGAGTTTGCTAAAGATATTCCATGGATTCATATGGATATAGCAGGAACTGCATGGTCTGAAAATGAGCATGATTATATAACAAAAGGTGGTACAGGTGTTGGAGTAAGAACACTATATAATATGATTAAGAATAATACCAAGTAA
- the rd gene encoding rubredoxin has translation MKKYICIVCGYIYDPEIGDPDNNVAPGTSFEDIPEEWVCPLCGVGKDQFEVTED, from the coding sequence ATGAAAAAGTATATTTGTATAGTCTGTGGTTACATATATGACCCAGAAATAGGAGATCCAGATAATAATGTAGCTCCAGGCACATCTTTTGAAGATATTCCTGAAGAATGGGTATGTCCACTATGTGGAGTTGGCAAGGACCAATTTGAAGTGACAGAGGATTAA